The segment AATACGCCGCGGCGCCATCGCAGTTCGTTGCGCTTGCGGATGGCCGGCGCATTCACTTACGGGATGAGGGGCCGCGCGGCGGCACGCCCATCGTCCTGCTCCACGGGTCGAACGCCGATCTGCACACCTGGCAACCGTGGACCGACCGCCTCAGCAAGACGCACCGGGTGATCCGCTTCGATCAGCGTGGTCACGGACTGACCGGTCCAGCGGAGGACGAGGGTGACACGCGCGCCGCGTTCGCTCGGGACGTCGACCAGTTGGCGGACAAGTTGGGGCTCGAGCGATTTATCCTGGCCGGCAATTCGATGGGCGGCGGCATCGCGCTGGAATACGCGCTGACCTACCCGGATCGGGTTGCGGGGCTGGTGCTGGTGGATGCCGCGGGCGCACCGCGCATCGGGGAGGCGAAGGGCAACATCGGCTTCACGCTGGCCCGCACCCCCGGGTTCTCGTGGCTCATGGGGCAGATCACTCCGCGCGGGCTGGTCGAGCGCAGCCTGCGGCAGTCGGTCGCCAATCAGGCCATCGTCACCGATGCGATGGTCGACCGGTACTGGGAACTGCTGCGCTATCCCGGCAATCGGCAGGCCACTGCCCAGCGTTTCGCCGCTGCGCAACAGCCTTTCTCGCCGGAAGCACTCGCCCGGCTCAAGGGCACGCCGACGCTGATCATCTGGGGAGAGCGCGACGGGTTGATCCCGCTCGCGTCCGGCCGCTGGCTGGCACAGCAGATTCCCGGCGCGAAGTTCGAGGTCTTGAGGGGCATCGGCCACATCCCGATGGAAGAGGCGCCCGGCGTGAGCGCGGAGCTCGTGGAGCGATGGCTGGAGCAGGGCGCAACGCCCGCCGCGCCCGCCTCATCGGCGCCCCCGGCCTAGCTTTACTCGCGGTAAGCCCCTCGCCTATGGCCGGCGCAGGCTGAACGGGAAGGGCGGGACGTTGCGCAAGCTGGGCATGATCGGCGGAATGAGCTGGGTCTCGACGCGCGATTACTATGAGCGGATCAACCGCGGCGTGCGGGCCCGGACTTCGCCCATGGCGAGCGCGCCGCTGCTGATCGAAAGCCTCGACTTCGAGCCCCTGTGGGGCCTTAACAGCGATGAAGACTGGCGCCGCGCCGGCGACGTACTCGCCCAATCGGCCGAGCGGCTGGTGCAGGCGGGGGCCGAGGGGCTGATCATCTGCGCCAATTCCATGCACAAGGTCTATGACCAGGTTGCCGCGGCAGCGGGGGTGCCGGTGCTGCACATCGCCGAATGCGTGGGCGATGCGATGCACGCGGCGAACGTCACAGGCGCGGTGCTGATCGGCACGCGCAACGTGATGACCGAGCGGTTCTATCGCGAACGGCTGGTCGCGCACGGGGTCGACCTGCTCCCGCCCGACATGGACATGATCGAGGAGATCGACCGGATCATCTACCAGGAACTGATGCGCGGCAAGATCACGCGCGACGCCGAACGGACGCTGAAGACCTGGATCACCCGCAAGGAACAGGACGGGGCGGAGGCGGTCGTGCTCGCCTGCACCGAGCTGGCGATGATCGTCGATGTCGATGCCAACGTTCTGCCGGTGTTCGATTCCACCCGAATCCACTGCAACGCGGCGGTGGACTGGATGCTGGCCACGGATAACTGACCGGCACGCGACGATGTTCCGCAGGCGTTCCCGTTGTCGGGAGTCTGCCGCCCCCCTATCGCCGCCCGGCATGACGCTTGCCCCATACGCCGCCGATCCCGCCGCCGGACGCGGTCGCGAATTTCCCGAAGACCGCGACGGCGCGCGCGGCCCCCGCAGCGAATTCCAGCGCGACCGCGACCGGGTGGTCCACTCGATCGCCTTTCGCCGGCTGCGGTCCAAGACCCAGGTATTCATCGCACCCGACGGGGATCATTACCGAACTCGCCTGACGCACAGTCTGGAGGTGTCGCAGATCGGCCGGGTGATCGCCCGCGCGCTGGGGCTGGACGAAGACCTGACGGAGGCGATCAGCCTGGCGCATGACATCGGGCATCCGCCGTTCGGCCATGCGGGGGAGGCAGCGCTGGAGGCGGCGATGGCCGGCCGGGGCGGGTTCGACCACAACGCGCACACGCTGCGGGTGCTCATGCGGCTGGAAAGTCCGTACTGCGATCATCAGGGGCTCAACCTGTCATGGGACGTGCTCGAGGGGCTGGCCAAGCACAATGGCCCGGTGGCGGCGCCCGGCTGGGCGCTGGCCGAGCTTGACGAAGCATTCCCCCTCGCGCTGGGCGCGTGGCCCAGCCTGGAGGCGCAAGTGGCGGCGCTGGCGGACGATATCGCATACGACAACCACGACATCGACGACGGTCTGCGCGCAGGCTTCCTGACACTCGACGATCTGATGAAGCTGCCGCTGCTGGCCGATCGCTACCGCGAGGTGGAGCGGCGCTTTGTGCGCGCTACGCCCGAACAGCGACTGCGCGAATTGGTCCGCAGCCAGATCGGCGCGATGGTCAATGATCTGCTCGACACCACCCGTTCACGCATCGCCGGTCTGGGCAGCGTTGCCGAGGTGCGCGACCATGCCGGGCCGCTCGCCGCATTCTCCGATGACATGGCGGCTGCCGAGCGCACGCTGAAGCGGTTCATGTACGACAAACTCTACTACCATCCGGAACAGACCGCAGCTGCGGAGTACGCCCGCGACGTCGTCTCGCGCCTGTTCGCCGCCTACGATCAGGATCCCACGGCCTTGCCAGCGGCGTGGCGAGCGGCGTTGCCGGCGCAGGAGCCTGAACGCAGCCGCCACTTGAGCGACTTCATTGCTGGAATGACCGATCGCTTTGCCATCGATCAATGCGTGCGCATCTTCGGCCGTGCGCCCGATGGACTGCGCAATGTCTGATCCGCTGCGCATCGCGCTGGTCGGCGCCACCGGCCTGATCGGCAGCGAGGTGATGAAACTGGCGGTCGGGCGGGCCGACGTGCGGCTGGTGGCGGTCGCGCGGCGCGAATCGCCGTTGCCGCAGGGTGCGCGGATGGAGATGTTCGTCTCCGAGCCAGGCAAATGGGGCGAAGTGTTCGAGGCGGTGAGGCCCGTGGCATTGATCTGCGCGCTGGGTACCACCTGGCGCAAGGCAGGACGGGACGAAGAGGCGTTCCGCGCGGTGGACCACGACCTCGTCCTCGACACCGCGCGCGCGGCGAAGGCCGCGGGGGTCGAGCGGCTGGTGGCGGTCAGCTCCACCGGCGCTGATGCGATGAGCACCAACCGCTACCTGCGCACCAAGGGCGAAGTCGAGCGCGAGCTCGGGAAATTGCGGTTCAGGCGTCTCGACATCCTGCGGCCGGGATTGCTCAAAGGGCAGCGGGTTGCCGACCTGCGACCGATCGAGCGGCTGGGCAGTTGGCTCAGCCCGTTGGCCGATCTCGCGATGCAGGGCCGTTACCGCCAGTACCGTTCCATCCGGGCGGAAGTGGTCGCCCGGGCGGCTATCGCCTTGGCAATGCGCAAGGCGGGCGGACGCTTCGTGCACGATAACGACGCACTCCTGCGTGCCGCGGCGACCCTGCCGGAACTTTCCTCTTTTACATTATAGTGTGTCGAACACATTTCAGTGTGATATGCGATTCGCATGAGCACAATCGAACGCGTCCGCACTCTCGTTTCGCAAGACCGCATGAGCCGCACCGCGCTCGCGCGCGCCGCGGGACTTCACGCCAACTCCTTGCGCGATTGCCTGGAGCCTCGGTGGAATCCCACCGCCGATACCCTTGGCAAGCTGGAGGCATTTCTCTCCGCCAATGACGAGCGACCGGTGATCGTCTCGGCCGAAGAGATCATCGACGAAGCGCGCAACGGTCGGATGTTCGTGCTGGTCGATGACGAGGACCGCGAGAACGAGGGCGACCTGATCATCCCGGCGCAGATGGCGACGCCCAATGCGATCAATTTCATGGCGACGCACGGGCGGGGCCTGATCTGCCTCGCGCTGACCAAGCAGCGGGTCGAACTGCTGGGGCTCGACCTGATGAGCCGCAACAACCGCACGCGGCATGAGACCGCTTTCACCACCTCGATCGAGGCGCGCGAAGGCGTATCCACCGGCATTTCGGCCGGGGATCGGGCGCGCACCGTATCGGTCGCGATCGATGGCTCCAAGGGACGCGACGACATTGTCACTCCTGGTCACGTGTTCCCGCTGGTCGCGCGTGATGGCGGGGTCCTGGTCCGCGCCGGCCACACCGAGGCGGCGGTGGATATCTCCCGCCTTGCCGGCCTGAACCCCGCCGGCGTGATCTGCGAGATCATGAACGAGGACGGCAGCATGGCGCGGATGGATGACCTCGTCCGTTTCGCGCGGGTGCACAACTTGAAGATTGGCACCATCCGCGACCTGATCGCCTATCGCCGCAAGCACGATCACCTGATCGAACGGCGCGGCGAGCGGCGCTTCACCAGCCGCTGGGGCGGGGAATGGCAAGCAGCCTCGTTCTACAACCGCGCCACCGGCGAAGAGACCCTGGCACTGGTCAAGGGCGCGATCGATCCGGCCAAGCCCACGTTGGTGCGGATGCATTCGCTGTCGCTGTTCGATGACATCTTTGCCGAAGACGGCCCGCGCGGTGGCATGATCGAAAAGGCGATGGAGCAGATCAGCCGCGCAGGCGCGGGGGTGATCGTGCTGATCAATCGCGTCGCGCGCGATTACGTCAGCCGCGCGATCGCGCGGGGCAGCGAGCCGCCGGCGGACGAGGCGCAGGTGACCGAGCAGCGCGACTACGGCGGCGGGGCGCAGATCCTTGGCGCGCTGGGGGTGCACGACATGATCCTGCTGACCAATACCGAACATTCGCTGGTCGCGCTGGAGGGTTACGGCCTCAGCATCGTTGGTCAGCAACCGCTAGGCTAGAAGGCGGCTCCGGCGAGCGCATCGATCGCGCCTTGCAGGATCACGGCGGCGGCGTGCGCGTCGATCCGTTCCTTGCGCTTGGCGCGGCTCATGTCCTGTTCGATCAGCGCGCGCTCTGCGCTGCTGGTCGACCAGCGTTCGTCCCACAGCAGGATCGGCAGCGCGAGGGCGGCCGACAGATTGCGCGCGTATGCCCGGCTGGCCTGCGCGCGCGGGCCTTCGGACCCATCCATGTTGCGTGGCAAGCCGATCACCAAGCCGCGCACCGCGCGGGCAGCGGCGAGGGCGGCGAGCACCTCGCGGTCCCGCCCGAACTTTCCGCGCGGCAGGGTCTTGTCGGCGCTCGCGAAGCGCCAGCCGGCGTCGCACAACGCCGTGCCGATCGTCTGAGTGCCGAGATCGAGTGCCAGCAGCACCCCGCCATCCGGCAGGGCGGCGGCGAACTCGGCGGCGCGGGTGGTGATCAGGTGGCCGGTTTCCATGCCGCCAGCCGCCGCGCGACGTCGGCCTTCAGGTTCGCCCAGAACAGCGGAATATCGTACACGTGGTAGTTGTTGCCCGGCAGCACTCCGGGGCCAAGGTCCGGCGGATCGCCGATCAACAGCAGGCCGGTGTCCGGATCGCACCGCGCGGCCACGGCACCCACGATCAGTTCGCCGGTAGAGAAGTCGCTCGCCGGCTTCAGCGTGCCGAGGTTCGCTTCTGCCGGTGCCGTGCCGCCTTGTGTGCCGGTGAGCGGGTTGGTGCACACGATCGCGCCGTCGCCGCGTGGCTGACCGTCGAACCCCGGGGTGGCGGTGAACCGCTCGAACAGCAGCGCGGGATCGGCCGGCTCCGCGAAGCTCGACCAGGTGGCGATGCAGCCTGCCTGGTCGGGGGTCGCGCAGGCCGGCAGCCCGAGCGCCGGGAGGTCATGCTCCACCGAGACCGGCCAGCCGACCGGATAGACCATCGCGATCCGCTGGGCGAGCGGCGTGCCGATCACCTTTTCGCGCAGCAGGCGCAACACCATCAGCGCGCCCTGGCTGTGACCGGCCAGCACGATCGGTTCGTCCTTGGGAGCGGTGGCGACGAAGAAATCAAACGCCTGAGCGACGTCCCGGTAAGCGAGATCCAGCGCCTGGTTCGCCTCCGCCTTGTCGGTCAGGAATGCGCCGATCACCGCCTGGCGGTATTTGGGCGCCCAGACTTCGTCCGCCGCGGCGAACGGGCTGGCCATTCCGCGCAGGAACAGCCGGGCGCGGGTCTCCGCATCGGAGTCGCCGATGGGGGCGTTCCACGGAGCGTCGGCCCCGATGGCGGGGCGGATGTAGCTGGTGGGATGGACGAAGAAGACCGCGAACTTGGCGGCATCCGCAGCAGCGGGCGTCGGCGCGCCTTGCGGCACGAACCGCACAGGATCGGCCGCGCCCATGCCCGGCCGCGCATACCACATGGCCGGATCGGCATAGGCGTTACTGTCGAGCGCCGGCTGCGCCGTGAACTCGCTGCGAGGAACGAACGCGAGCTCGGTCGCCTCCTTGGACCAGAGGTTGAGCGCGATGGCGCCTGCGATCACCAGAAAGATGACGATCGCGACGAAGTACAGGAACTTGCGCGCCATCAGTCAGCCGCCGGCTCTGCATCGCCGTTATCGAGCCGATGCGCCCGCCGCTCCAGCGCGACCTTGATCATCGCCAGCATCGGATCGGCGAAGGTGAGACCCAGCACGCCGAACAGCACGCCCATGACCAGCTGGAAGCCGAGCACCAGCGCCGGCGCCAGATCCACCGTCTTCTTGGCGATCATCGGGACCAGCACGTAACCGTCGAAGTTCTGGATCGCGAGGTAGATGCCGATCGTCCACAGGCCCATCTCGGTGCCCCCGGAAAAGCCCACCAGGACCATCAGCACGCCCGACACGATCGCTCCGATGTTGGGGATGAATGCCAGGATGCCGGTGATCAGCGCCAGCAGCGCCGCCATCGGCACGCCGACCAGGGTCAGCGCGATGTAGGTAAACGCCCCTTCGGCGGCCATGCCCAGCAGCCGGCCCGCCAGCAGCCGCCGCATGCTGTAGGCCATGTGGTCCAGCGTGTCGGCCAGCTTGCCGCGGTGTTGTTCGGGCACCATCCATGACAGGCCCCGCTCGTACGGCCGGGGATCGACTGCCAGGTAGATGCCGATGATCACGATCAACAGCAGGGTGGTGAGGCCGCCGAACACGCCCCCGATCGCCCGGGTAACCGATCCGACTCCGGTGAACAGCTGTGTCGCAAGCCCTTCGATCTCGTCCTGACCGATTTGCACGCCGTTGTCGCGCAGCACGCCGACCAACCGGCCAAGCTCCGTCGTCACCAGCTGGGGAAACTGGGCGGCCTGTTCCGCGATCTGGGTGCCGGCGAACCGGACCAGCCATGCTGCGAACAGCGCGCCGAACAGCAGGACGATGGCGGCTCGCCAGGTGCGCCCGATGGGCAGCACCCGGCCAAGCAGTCGCGTGCCTCCGTCGATGATCGCGGCGAACACCAGTGCCCCGAAGATCACCAGCAGGGTCTGGGCCAGATAAACGGCGAGGACCACGAAGCCGATCACCGACACCCACACGAGCGCCCGGCGGGCCTCTTCCTGCAAGCGCGGGTTGCTGATCTGCGTCGGGCTGGCGCCGACCGCCTGCTCCGGCAGTTCCGGGTGGTCGCTATCGCTCATCGGGATGCCTGCTCCTCGGCAATGGCGGGACGCAAGGTGCTCCACGCGCGGTTTCCGCGTAGCGAGCTCCACCACGACGCCGGGTTCCAGGTGGTGGTGCCGTCAAGCGAGAAGGTGATGAACTCCGCCCGGCCGCCGACGTTCGCCAGCGGAACGGGTCCGCCGAGGCCGCGCTCCCAGGTTTCGGCGCGGCTGTCGGCCGAATGGTCGCGGTTGTCGCCCATCAGGAACACGTGCCCTTCCGGGACCAGCGTTTCAGGATAGTTGTCGAGCATCTGCTGTTCGTGGTCGACCACCAGGTACGTCGCGCCGTTGGGCAAAGTCTCGCGCAGGGCGGGCACTTCGTAGTAGTCCTTACCGTCGTTGCCGCGGACCCGGTAGTTGTCCCAATAGCCGAGGCAGGGGCGCCCTTCGCACAGCTGCGCGTCGGCGGGGATGCGGATATCCGGCTCCACCTTCTGCGGCACCGGCTTGCCGTTCAGGATTACCTGTCCGCCCACCACCGCGATCCGGTCACCCGGCAGGCCGATGACGCGCTTGATGTAATCCTCGTCGCGGTCAGGCGGCACGGCGATGACGATGTCGCCATACTGCGGGGTCGAAGGCCACACGCGCGTGTCGCTGCGCGGGAGGACATGAAACGAGGCGGACACCCAGCTCCACCCGAAAGGATATTTCGACACCACCAGCCGGTCGCCGACCATCAGGTTCGGCACCATCGAGGTCGACGGAATGTAGAATGGCTTGGCAACGAGGCTGTGGAACGCCAGCACCGCGAGCAGCATCAGCGCCAGCCCGCGCAGTTCTGCGAGCCAGTTGATCTTCTCGCGCGGCTTGTGGTCGGGTTCGCTCACGGGGTGCGGTTCGCCTGGGGACGTAAGGTGAGGGGAGTTCAAAGGGGCAGAGCCTCGATGACGACGAAGGCCTGGGCCCATGGATGGTCGTCGGTTAGGGTGAGGTGAATACGCACCTCATGGCGTTCCGGGGTCAATTCGGCAAGTCGCTTCGCCGCGCCGCCGGTCAGCGCCAGAGTGGGCGCGCCGCTGGGGGCGTTCACCACGCCGATGTCCTTGTGGAACACGCCGCGCCGGAACCCGGTGCCGATGGCCTTGGCGAAAGCTTCCTTGGCCGCCCAGCGCTTGGCGAACGTGCCCACCCGGGTGAAGGGACGCTTGGCCGCCTTCGCGCGCTCCACGTCAGTGAAGCAGCGCGCCTCGAACTTCTCGCCCCACCGCTCGAGCGAGTTCGCGATCCGGTCCATGTTGGTGAGGTCGCTGCCAAGGCCGATGATCATCGTCCCCGCCTCATCGGGCGTCGTCCATCAGCTCGCGCATTCGGCGGACGGCCGCTTCCAGCCCGACGAACACCGCCTCGCCTACCAGGTAGTGCCCGATGTTGAGCTCGGCGAGCTGGGGAATGGCGGCGATGGGTTGGACGTTATCGTAGGTAAGGCCGTGGCCGGCGTGCGGCTCAATCCCGTTCTTCGCGGCCAGCGCGGCCATGTCGGCGATCCGCCGCAGCTCGACCGGCACCTGTTCCCCCACGGCGTGCGCGTATTCGCCCGTGTGCAGTTCGACCACGGGGACCCGCAGGCGCAGCGCGGCATCGATCTGCCGCTCTTCCGGGGCGATGAACAGGCTGACACGGATGCCCGCATCGCTCAGTCGGGCCACGATCGGCGCGAGTCGATTGTGCTGGCCTGCGGCGTCCAGTCCGCCCTCGGTGGTGCGTTCCTCCCGCCGCTCGGGCACGATGCACGCGGCGTGCGGCCGGTGGCGGAGCGCGATCTCCAGCATCTCGTCGGTCGCCGCCATCTC is part of the Altererythrobacter sp. TH136 genome and harbors:
- the ribB gene encoding 3,4-dihydroxy-2-butanone-4-phosphate synthase gives rise to the protein MRMSTIERVRTLVSQDRMSRTALARAAGLHANSLRDCLEPRWNPTADTLGKLEAFLSANDERPVIVSAEEIIDEARNGRMFVLVDDEDRENEGDLIIPAQMATPNAINFMATHGRGLICLALTKQRVELLGLDLMSRNNRTRHETAFTTSIEAREGVSTGISAGDRARTVSVAIDGSKGRDDIVTPGHVFPLVARDGGVLVRAGHTEAAVDISRLAGLNPAGVICEIMNEDGSMARMDDLVRFARVHNLKIGTIRDLIAYRRKHDHLIERRGERRFTSRWGGEWQAASFYNRATGEETLALVKGAIDPAKPTLVRMHSLSLFDDIFAEDGPRGGMIEKAMEQISRAGAGVIVLINRVARDYVSRAIARGSEPPADEAQVTEQRDYGGGAQILGALGVHDMILLTNTEHSLVALEGYGLSIVGQQPLG
- a CDS encoding NAD(P)H-binding protein, whose protein sequence is MDCAMSDPLRIALVGATGLIGSEVMKLAVGRADVRLVAVARRESPLPQGARMEMFVSEPGKWGEVFEAVRPVALICALGTTWRKAGRDEEAFRAVDHDLVLDTARAAKAAGVERLVAVSSTGADAMSTNRYLRTKGEVERELGKLRFRRLDILRPGLLKGQRVADLRPIERLGSWLSPLADLAMQGRYRQYRSIRAEVVARAAIALAMRKAGGRFVHDNDALLRAAATLPELSSFTL
- a CDS encoding deoxyguanosinetriphosphate triphosphohydrolase; translation: MTLAPYAADPAAGRGREFPEDRDGARGPRSEFQRDRDRVVHSIAFRRLRSKTQVFIAPDGDHYRTRLTHSLEVSQIGRVIARALGLDEDLTEAISLAHDIGHPPFGHAGEAALEAAMAGRGGFDHNAHTLRVLMRLESPYCDHQGLNLSWDVLEGLAKHNGPVAAPGWALAELDEAFPLALGAWPSLEAQVAALADDIAYDNHDIDDGLRAGFLTLDDLMKLPLLADRYREVERRFVRATPEQRLRELVRSQIGAMVNDLLDTTRSRIAGLGSVAEVRDHAGPLAAFSDDMAAAERTLKRFMYDKLYYHPEQTAAAEYARDVVSRLFAAYDQDPTALPAAWRAALPAQEPERSRHLSDFIAGMTDRFAIDQCVRIFGRAPDGLRNV
- the acpS gene encoding holo-ACP synthase; this encodes MIIGLGSDLTNMDRIANSLERWGEKFEARCFTDVERAKAAKRPFTRVGTFAKRWAAKEAFAKAIGTGFRRGVFHKDIGVVNAPSGAPTLALTGGAAKRLAELTPERHEVRIHLTLTDDHPWAQAFVVIEALPL
- a CDS encoding pyridoxine 5'-phosphate synthase, which translates into the protein MSARLRLGVNIDHVATIRNARGGDHPDPVRAAQIVAACGGDGITAHLREDRRHIRDDDLQRIQDATDLPLNLEMAATDEMLEIALRHRPHAACIVPERREERTTEGGLDAAGQHNRLAPIVARLSDAGIRVSLFIAPEERQIDAALRLRVPVVELHTGEYAHAVGEQVPVELRRIADMAALAAKNGIEPHAGHGLTYDNVQPIAAIPQLAELNIGHYLVGEAVFVGLEAAVRRMRELMDDAR
- the ruvX gene encoding Holliday junction resolvase RuvX; translation: METGHLITTRAAEFAAALPDGGVLLALDLGTQTIGTALCDAGWRFASADKTLPRGKFGRDREVLAALAAARAVRGLVIGLPRNMDGSEGPRAQASRAYARNLSAALALPILLWDERWSTSSAERALIEQDMSRAKRKERIDAHAAAVILQGAIDALAGAAF
- a CDS encoding AI-2E family transporter: MSDSDHPELPEQAVGASPTQISNPRLQEEARRALVWVSVIGFVVLAVYLAQTLLVIFGALVFAAIIDGGTRLLGRVLPIGRTWRAAIVLLFGALFAAWLVRFAGTQIAEQAAQFPQLVTTELGRLVGVLRDNGVQIGQDEIEGLATQLFTGVGSVTRAIGGVFGGLTTLLLIVIIGIYLAVDPRPYERGLSWMVPEQHRGKLADTLDHMAYSMRRLLAGRLLGMAAEGAFTYIALTLVGVPMAALLALITGILAFIPNIGAIVSGVLMVLVGFSGGTEMGLWTIGIYLAIQNFDGYVLVPMIAKKTVDLAPALVLGFQLVMGVLFGVLGLTFADPMLAMIKVALERRAHRLDNGDAEPAAD
- a CDS encoding amino acid racemase; amino-acid sequence: MRKLGMIGGMSWVSTRDYYERINRGVRARTSPMASAPLLIESLDFEPLWGLNSDEDWRRAGDVLAQSAERLVQAGAEGLIICANSMHKVYDQVAAAAGVPVLHIAECVGDAMHAANVTGAVLIGTRNVMTERFYRERLVAHGVDLLPPDMDMIEEIDRIIYQELMRGKITRDAERTLKTWITRKEQDGAEAVVLACTELAMIVDVDANVLPVFDSTRIHCNAAVDWMLATDN
- the lepB gene encoding signal peptidase I, which translates into the protein MSEPDHKPREKINWLAELRGLALMLLAVLAFHSLVAKPFYIPSTSMVPNLMVGDRLVVSKYPFGWSWVSASFHVLPRSDTRVWPSTPQYGDIVIAVPPDRDEDYIKRVIGLPGDRIAVVGGQVILNGKPVPQKVEPDIRIPADAQLCEGRPCLGYWDNYRVRGNDGKDYYEVPALRETLPNGATYLVVDHEQQMLDNYPETLVPEGHVFLMGDNRDHSADSRAETWERGLGGPVPLANVGGRAEFITFSLDGTTTWNPASWWSSLRGNRAWSTLRPAIAEEQASR
- a CDS encoding DUF3089 domain-containing protein, with the protein product MARKFLYFVAIVIFLVIAGAIALNLWSKEATELAFVPRSEFTAQPALDSNAYADPAMWYARPGMGAADPVRFVPQGAPTPAAADAAKFAVFFVHPTSYIRPAIGADAPWNAPIGDSDAETRARLFLRGMASPFAAADEVWAPKYRQAVIGAFLTDKAEANQALDLAYRDVAQAFDFFVATAPKDEPIVLAGHSQGALMVLRLLREKVIGTPLAQRIAMVYPVGWPVSVEHDLPALGLPACATPDQAGCIATWSSFAEPADPALLFERFTATPGFDGQPRGDGAIVCTNPLTGTQGGTAPAEANLGTLKPASDFSTGELIVGAVAARCDPDTGLLLIGDPPDLGPGVLPGNNYHVYDIPLFWANLKADVARRLAAWKPAT
- a CDS encoding alpha/beta hydrolase, producing the protein MKRVLAGLAALAALAALLLALFLIFRTPDTDPAAMRAKYAAAPSQFVALADGRRIHLRDEGPRGGTPIVLLHGSNADLHTWQPWTDRLSKTHRVIRFDQRGHGLTGPAEDEGDTRAAFARDVDQLADKLGLERFILAGNSMGGGIALEYALTYPDRVAGLVLVDAAGAPRIGEAKGNIGFTLARTPGFSWLMGQITPRGLVERSLRQSVANQAIVTDAMVDRYWELLRYPGNRQATAQRFAAAQQPFSPEALARLKGTPTLIIWGERDGLIPLASGRWLAQQIPGAKFEVLRGIGHIPMEEAPGVSAELVERWLEQGATPAAPASSAPPA